In one Erythrobacteraceae bacterium WH01K genomic region, the following are encoded:
- a CDS encoding 4a-hydroxytetrahydrobiopterin dehydratase produces the protein MSVSKLTAKERETWLSALEDWTLADDRDAIQRTIEFADFSEAWGFMSRVALLADSQDHHPEWFNVYNKVEITLTTHDADGLSQRDVKMAKAIDALL, from the coding sequence ATGAGCGTGAGCAAACTGACGGCGAAGGAACGCGAAACCTGGCTCTCCGCGCTGGAGGACTGGACCTTGGCCGATGACCGCGATGCCATCCAGCGCACCATCGAATTCGCCGATTTCAGCGAAGCGTGGGGCTTCATGAGCCGCGTCGCCCTGCTTGCCGATAGCCAGGATCACCACCCCGAGTGGTTCAACGTCTACAACAAGGTCGAAATCACACTGACAACGCATGACGCGGACGGTCTGTCGCAGCGCGACGTCAAGATGGCGAAGGCAATCGACGCCCTGCTCTAG